Proteins encoded within one genomic window of Dethiosulfovibrio peptidovorans:
- a CDS encoding NADH dehydrogenase subunit, with the protein MSEKKTYKLPVGPVHVGLKEPITAWLDVEGESITNAVIRPGAIHRGVEFMARERNPIQVIYLSERVCGICSFAHAIAFVKAVEDAAQIPVPPRAQYIRSMVLELERIHSHILWSGVACYTIGFDSAFHLGMMLREKVMDVLEALTGNRVNYAVTTVGGVRWDVTPEVDRVVREMIRYYRNEFSSFYEAAIVDPVIRARLRNVGVLTTEEAIRYCALGPTARGSGVRCDIRWSAPYDAYCDIPVEPVMPQDYTGEPVHGDVFDRFVVRVFEVNQSLDILEDILDGLPEGDIAFEPKVNKLLSVLKKAGGVGYGCIEAPRGDDTHVVGLKEKQENVLWWKVRAPTYSNAVSWPLMFRNNELADAPLIINSIDPCISCMERMVLSDRGTGTNSVVTKADLLKLCREKTDSLRRQMA; encoded by the coding sequence ATGAGCGAGAAAAAAACCTACAAACTTCCCGTCGGTCCAGTTCACGTAGGACTCAAGGAACCCATCACGGCGTGGCTCGACGTGGAGGGTGAGTCTATAACCAACGCCGTCATCCGTCCCGGAGCCATTCACCGAGGAGTGGAGTTCATGGCGCGCGAGCGGAACCCGATCCAGGTTATCTACCTGTCGGAGCGGGTCTGCGGTATCTGTTCCTTTGCTCACGCCATCGCCTTCGTCAAGGCGGTCGAGGACGCTGCACAGATTCCGGTTCCACCCAGGGCTCAGTATATCCGGTCGATGGTGCTGGAGCTTGAGCGGATCCACTCACACATTCTCTGGTCTGGTGTCGCCTGTTACACCATAGGGTTCGACAGCGCCTTTCATCTGGGCATGATGCTTCGGGAAAAGGTCATGGACGTTCTTGAGGCCTTGACGGGAAACAGGGTCAACTACGCTGTCACCACGGTGGGCGGGGTTCGGTGGGACGTGACCCCCGAGGTGGATAGAGTCGTCCGGGAGATGATCCGTTATTACAGAAACGAGTTCTCCTCGTTCTACGAGGCTGCCATAGTCGATCCCGTGATTCGGGCCAGGCTTCGGAACGTGGGTGTGCTCACTACCGAAGAGGCCATTCGATACTGTGCTCTTGGGCCGACGGCTCGAGGAAGTGGTGTCCGATGCGATATCCGTTGGTCGGCTCCCTACGATGCGTATTGTGATATCCCTGTGGAGCCTGTCATGCCTCAGGACTATACGGGTGAGCCGGTCCACGGCGATGTTTTCGACCGTTTTGTCGTTCGTGTGTTCGAGGTCAATCAATCCCTGGATATCCTGGAGGACATCCTGGATGGCCTTCCCGAAGGGGATATCGCCTTCGAGCCCAAGGTGAACAAGTTGCTCTCTGTCCTGAAAAAGGCCGGAGGAGTTGGGTATGGCTGTATCGAAGCCCCCCGAGGCGACGACACTCACGTGGTGGGCCTCAAGGAGAAACAGGAGAACGTGCTCTGGTGGAAGGTCCGAGCTCCTACCTACAGCAACGCTGTTTCCTGGCCTCTGATGTTTCGGAACAACGAGCTGGCCGATGCTCCTCTGATCATCAACAGCATCGATCCCTGTATTTCCTGTATGGAACGGATGGTTTTGTCAGATCGAGGAACCGGTACCAACTCCGTAGTTACCAAGGCCGATCTCCTGAAGCTCTGCAGGGAGAAGACCGATAGTCTGAGGAGGCAGATGGCATGA
- a CDS encoding hydrogenase codes for MKLERMLKVLPKSLWVFSTNSGSCNGCDIEIVSTVSPRYDIERFGMKLIGTPRHADVLLVTGPVTRFMKEKLERIYAQIPDPKVILAVGNCACSGDVYFKSYNLVGPVDKVIPVDVYVHGCPPRPEAIIEGAAKAVLKLEAKRMELRKAGA; via the coding sequence ATGAAACTGGAGAGGATGTTAAAGGTACTGCCCAAATCGCTGTGGGTTTTTTCCACCAACTCGGGGTCGTGCAATGGATGCGACATCGAGATCGTCTCCACGGTGAGTCCCCGATACGACATTGAGCGATTCGGTATGAAGCTTATCGGGACGCCTCGTCACGCCGACGTTCTGTTGGTAACCGGTCCTGTTACCCGGTTCATGAAGGAAAAACTGGAGCGAATCTACGCTCAGATCCCCGATCCCAAGGTTATTCTCGCTGTGGGGAACTGCGCTTGTTCCGGTGACGTGTATTTCAAATCCTACAACCTGGTTGGCCCGGTAGACAAGGTGATTCCCGTGGACGTGTACGTTCATGGCTGTCCGCCCCGGCCAGAGGCTATTATCGAGGGAGCTGCCAAGGCGGTGCTCAAGCTGGAGGCCAAACGCATGGAGCTTCGAAAGGCAGGTGCGTGA
- a CDS encoding DNA polymerase I, with the protein MIKGPTLLVDGHGLAFRAFYALPELSASDGTPTNALVGFFNMLWKVRKKWAPGSMTVVFDAPGPTFRHELYEHYKEGRKPTPEELKRQIPVLKDLLRLLGIPTVSLAGVEADDVLGALARHEAAQGSSVLLLTSDKDMLQILGPGITVIRPGKGISSFTQWDEETFKEEYGFDPAHMADYLALVGDSVDNVPGVPGIGDKTARRLLAAYGDLEGILAHRDTLSSSQAKRLGEHEQDARRSLKLTTLDTTALPEEEDWSLGAPDLDAFTALCGALEMNTVVVKGAELLGGDTVDMPRASSTTISVAQTPTPSILEELLKEDELVVHGEWVGGYPMDLRPAPLAVVARDGRYTLLDRIPEELVRWMDGGKLVTSDYKRFLAAMGKESAIPRVWDLRSADYLLHPDRSSHDLKSVMGDELPETSEARAMALWNLQKTMVPDLERLGANELLRELDLPLVPVLVSMERWGIRVDSVGLAQVVSDLKDRLGRIVQAVDETAGESVNLNSPKQVAELLFNRLGLPPVKKTKTGFSTDVTVLEQLSELPQPHGTVPSMLLEHRELSKMLSGFAVPLLNASEGDGLIHSTFEGDTTGTGRLSSRDPNLQNLPAYGQWSDRIKNTLLPREPGRCFVAADYSQIELRVLAHISGEDRLAQIFRDRRDIHTETAAMVFGVDPSMVTRELRRSAKMVAFGLLYGMSSFGLAKRLGVSRSEADRIMTRYFKALPGVEDYVNTSTDRSMSRGYTETLFGRIRQLDEVETGNARDRGHLRRVAVNSPIQGTAADLAKKAMIAVAREFQGEAVHMVLQVHDSIVCECPVERVEEILERLQTTMKSVATLSVPLETEGTFGPTLAQV; encoded by the coding sequence ATGATCAAGGGACCAACGCTGCTTGTCGACGGCCATGGCCTGGCATTCCGGGCCTTCTACGCCCTTCCGGAGCTCTCGGCGTCCGACGGAACGCCCACGAACGCCCTGGTTGGGTTCTTTAACATGTTGTGGAAAGTCAGAAAAAAATGGGCACCCGGATCCATGACGGTCGTCTTCGATGCACCGGGCCCTACTTTTCGTCATGAGCTGTACGAGCACTACAAGGAGGGGCGAAAGCCCACCCCTGAAGAGTTGAAACGACAGATCCCCGTCCTGAAGGACCTGCTTCGTCTTTTGGGTATCCCGACGGTCTCCCTGGCTGGAGTTGAGGCCGACGACGTGCTGGGAGCTCTGGCCCGGCACGAGGCAGCTCAGGGCTCCTCGGTTCTGCTGTTGACGTCCGATAAAGACATGCTTCAGATCCTGGGGCCTGGGATCACGGTGATCCGTCCCGGTAAAGGGATATCCAGCTTTACCCAATGGGACGAGGAGACTTTCAAAGAAGAGTACGGCTTTGATCCCGCTCACATGGCCGATTACCTGGCTCTGGTGGGTGACAGCGTGGACAACGTTCCGGGCGTGCCGGGCATCGGTGACAAGACGGCTCGGCGCCTCCTGGCGGCGTATGGAGACCTGGAAGGTATCCTGGCTCATCGAGATACCCTGTCATCGTCCCAGGCTAAACGTCTGGGTGAGCATGAGCAGGACGCCAGACGATCTCTCAAACTTACCACCTTGGACACGACGGCCCTGCCCGAGGAGGAGGACTGGAGCCTGGGTGCGCCTGATCTCGATGCCTTTACAGCCCTCTGTGGCGCTCTGGAGATGAACACCGTGGTCGTTAAGGGGGCCGAACTTCTCGGAGGCGATACCGTAGATATGCCTCGTGCCTCGTCGACGACGATCTCGGTCGCTCAAACCCCAACCCCTTCGATCCTGGAGGAGCTCCTGAAGGAGGACGAACTCGTGGTTCACGGTGAGTGGGTGGGGGGCTATCCCATGGATCTCCGGCCCGCTCCTCTGGCGGTGGTTGCCAGAGATGGCCGTTATACCCTGCTGGATCGGATCCCGGAGGAACTGGTTCGATGGATGGACGGAGGAAAACTCGTCACGTCCGACTACAAGCGGTTTTTAGCAGCCATGGGAAAAGAGTCGGCGATTCCTCGGGTATGGGATCTCAGGAGCGCGGACTACCTTCTTCACCCTGATCGTTCGTCCCACGACCTGAAGTCCGTCATGGGCGATGAATTACCCGAGACGTCTGAAGCTCGGGCGATGGCTCTGTGGAATCTGCAAAAAACCATGGTTCCTGATCTGGAGCGCCTGGGGGCCAACGAGCTCCTCAGGGAACTTGATCTGCCCCTCGTTCCTGTCCTGGTCTCCATGGAACGGTGGGGCATTCGGGTGGACTCTGTCGGGCTTGCTCAGGTGGTGAGCGATTTGAAGGATCGACTTGGACGTATCGTCCAGGCCGTTGACGAGACGGCGGGGGAGTCGGTCAACCTCAATTCCCCCAAACAGGTGGCCGAACTCCTTTTCAATCGTCTGGGGCTCCCTCCGGTGAAAAAGACCAAGACGGGTTTCTCCACCGACGTGACCGTTCTGGAACAGCTCTCAGAGCTTCCCCAACCCCATGGGACGGTACCCTCCATGCTTCTGGAACACAGGGAACTCTCCAAGATGCTCTCGGGTTTTGCCGTTCCTCTCCTCAACGCCAGCGAGGGTGACGGGCTCATTCACAGCACCTTCGAAGGAGACACCACCGGGACAGGGCGGCTCAGCAGCCGGGATCCAAACCTTCAGAACCTTCCGGCATATGGTCAGTGGTCCGACAGGATCAAGAACACCTTGCTTCCTCGGGAGCCCGGTCGGTGTTTTGTGGCGGCGGACTACTCCCAGATCGAGCTTCGGGTGTTAGCTCACATCTCGGGTGAGGATCGTCTGGCTCAGATCTTTCGAGATCGTCGGGACATCCATACCGAGACCGCGGCCATGGTCTTTGGTGTGGATCCGTCCATGGTGACCAGGGAACTTCGTCGCTCAGCCAAGATGGTGGCCTTCGGCCTTCTCTACGGCATGAGCTCATTTGGACTGGCCAAACGCCTGGGGGTGAGCAGATCAGAGGCTGATCGGATCATGACTCGGTATTTCAAGGCCCTGCCCGGGGTGGAGGACTACGTCAACACAAGCACCGATCGTTCCATGAGCCGAGGCTACACCGAGACCCTGTTCGGTCGGATCCGCCAGCTGGACGAGGTAGAGACTGGAAACGCTCGGGATCGGGGACACCTTCGCAGGGTGGCGGTGAACTCGCCTATCCAGGGCACCGCTGCGGACCTGGCGAAAAAGGCCATGATCGCCGTGGCTCGGGAGTTTCAGGGTGAAGCTGTTCACATGGTCCTTCAGGTCCACGATTCCATCGTGTGCGAGTGTCCGGTGGAGAGGGTCGAAGAGATACTGGAAAGGCTTCAGACCACGATGAAGTCCGTGGCGACGTTGTCGGTGCCTCTGGAGACCGAGGGGACGTTTGGACCGACCCTGGCTCAGGTCTGA
- a CDS encoding hydrogenase, whose product MTGCLFTGFGFWDIGTWLLFFVVAGVVVSWIRSQGRQDYKKGTDQDQIYFSGNELPENPTEITVPASSSYWGYRKALRPYYDRLIAFHSGYTVAYVGWFVVTTAILLVLIFVQEGRL is encoded by the coding sequence ATGACAGGCTGTCTGTTCACCGGTTTTGGGTTTTGGGATATAGGAACTTGGCTCTTGTTTTTTGTGGTTGCCGGCGTAGTTGTCTCGTGGATTCGTTCTCAGGGGCGGCAGGACTACAAAAAGGGAACAGACCAGGATCAAATCTATTTTTCCGGGAACGAGCTTCCCGAGAACCCCACGGAGATAACCGTCCCGGCCAGCTCGTCCTATTGGGGATATCGAAAAGCCTTACGTCCTTATTATGATCGGCTCATTGCCTTTCATTCGGGGTACACTGTGGCCTATGTGGGATGGTTCGTGGTGACCACGGCGATCCTGCTTGTCTTGATATTCGTTCAGGAGGGGCGTCTATGA
- a CDS encoding NADH:ubiquinone oxidoreductase translates to MTGWSVHLPALMLAIPLLGAFLSPVMGVLGGRLLRGAWSVLVSCVLLFLSFCLLRYVSVNGTAVYVMGGEAWNFTLPSGLVYPVRIILEVDSFNAFVAVIGCFASLAGTLFGLRFLNRFSGRNWYTALYFLLTAGMLGLVLTGDLFNFFVFLEIASVASFGLIAYWRDRSEAIEASFKYMLVSQVAAMTVLLAIGFLYGRYNLLNMAALGSVVRPGIAEKIALVFLVTALAMKCGAFPMHMWMPDSYAEAPASVTVLLVVVSQASLVGLCRLLFSVFGTAIGTDVIPWTLICLGVFSMFFGVSMAVVQHEVKRLMGYHSVSQVGYMLMAFGVGLLVIGDPRQTVEFGKMSIQGGIFHMVNYMMYKGLLFLTAGSLYYVTGTRDLDRMGGLVRKMPLTCGMFVLAAAAISGIPPCNGFVSKLLIYESAFTVHPLLAVVALVTSVLTLASFVKVFQAAFLGPERPEFTEVREVPGAMLAGMSVLVVVILGLSLFPTWVMSHLVEPAATALLDKGAYVGAVLGGGL, encoded by the coding sequence ATGACTGGCTGGAGCGTTCACCTTCCTGCTCTTATGTTGGCGATCCCCCTGTTAGGGGCTTTCCTCTCGCCGGTTATGGGAGTCTTGGGCGGGCGGTTGCTTCGGGGAGCGTGGTCTGTCCTGGTCTCTTGTGTGTTGCTGTTCCTGTCCTTCTGTCTCCTTCGGTATGTCTCCGTGAACGGGACGGCCGTGTACGTCATGGGAGGTGAGGCGTGGAACTTCACTCTGCCGTCGGGGCTCGTCTATCCGGTTCGGATCATCCTTGAGGTGGATTCTTTCAACGCCTTTGTGGCGGTGATCGGCTGTTTCGCCTCCCTGGCGGGAACGTTGTTCGGTCTTCGATTCCTGAACCGTTTTTCAGGTCGGAACTGGTATACGGCCCTGTATTTTCTCCTGACCGCCGGTATGTTGGGACTGGTCCTCACGGGGGATTTGTTTAATTTCTTCGTTTTTCTGGAGATCGCATCGGTCGCATCCTTCGGCTTAATTGCCTATTGGAGGGATCGATCCGAGGCCATCGAGGCCTCCTTCAAATACATGCTGGTCTCTCAGGTAGCGGCCATGACGGTGTTACTGGCCATCGGCTTTCTCTATGGCAGGTATAACCTGTTGAACATGGCGGCTTTGGGGTCGGTTGTTCGTCCTGGGATAGCCGAGAAGATCGCCCTGGTCTTTCTTGTGACGGCGCTGGCTATGAAGTGTGGGGCTTTCCCCATGCACATGTGGATGCCCGATTCGTACGCCGAGGCTCCGGCATCGGTGACTGTGCTTCTGGTGGTCGTCAGTCAGGCGTCTCTCGTCGGTCTGTGTCGTCTGCTCTTCTCCGTGTTTGGTACGGCTATCGGGACCGACGTAATCCCCTGGACACTGATCTGTCTTGGCGTGTTTTCCATGTTCTTTGGCGTCTCCATGGCTGTCGTACAGCACGAGGTGAAGCGCCTCATGGGGTATCACTCAGTCTCCCAGGTGGGATACATGCTTATGGCTTTCGGAGTCGGATTGCTGGTCATCGGTGATCCTCGGCAGACCGTCGAGTTCGGGAAGATGTCCATCCAGGGCGGAATATTTCATATGGTCAACTACATGATGTACAAGGGATTGCTCTTTCTGACGGCAGGATCCCTCTATTACGTTACCGGAACCCGGGATCTGGACCGAATGGGCGGCTTGGTCCGAAAGATGCCTCTGACCTGCGGTATGTTCGTCCTGGCTGCGGCTGCGATCTCGGGGATCCCGCCCTGTAACGGTTTTGTCTCCAAACTGCTGATCTACGAATCGGCTTTCACAGTCCATCCTCTGTTGGCTGTGGTGGCGCTTGTGACCTCCGTTCTGACGCTGGCGTCATTTGTGAAGGTCTTTCAGGCGGCCTTTTTGGGACCTGAGCGCCCTGAATTCACCGAGGTTCGGGAGGTTCCCGGGGCCATGCTTGCCGGAATGTCCGTGTTGGTCGTGGTCATTTTGGGGCTCAGTTTATTCCCGACCTGGGTCATGTCCCATTTGGTCGAGCCCGCAGCCACAGCTTTGCTGGACAAGGGGGCCTACGTGGGGGCCGTTTTGGGAGGTGGACTGTGA
- a CDS encoding 4Fe-4S ferredoxin has product MFNVMSVQLLRQLFQRPFTNPFLAEHMPDDLTGAMEAAARGEISLNEPVETWGRFRGKISYQKDICIGCGMCMKVCPANAIERSPNEPKKIIVHNDRCCFCAQCNDICPVDALSMSRDFAISSYDRQGHVTVDSGVPERKPFQSEWTYRLGEEPQLELSSEQTKEVYQVREEDRAACGACAASSPRDSSEKVSVEK; this is encoded by the coding sequence ATGTTTAACGTTATGTCGGTTCAGCTCCTGCGCCAGTTGTTCCAACGCCCCTTCACCAACCCCTTCCTGGCGGAACACATGCCCGACGATCTCACCGGAGCCATGGAGGCTGCGGCTCGGGGCGAGATATCCCTGAACGAACCAGTAGAGACCTGGGGACGATTTCGAGGGAAGATCAGCTACCAGAAGGACATATGTATCGGCTGCGGGATGTGTATGAAAGTCTGTCCCGCCAACGCGATTGAGCGGTCGCCCAATGAGCCGAAGAAGATCATCGTCCACAACGACCGGTGCTGTTTCTGCGCCCAGTGCAACGACATCTGCCCTGTAGACGCCCTGAGCATGAGCAGGGATTTTGCCATATCCTCCTACGACCGACAGGGACACGTCACGGTGGACTCGGGGGTGCCTGAAAGAAAACCCTTTCAGTCTGAATGGACCTATCGACTTGGTGAGGAGCCTCAGCTTGAGTTGTCCTCGGAACAAACTAAGGAGGTATACCAGGTTAGGGAAGAGGACCGTGCGGCCTGTGGCGCTTGCGCCGCCAGCTCTCCCAGGGACTCCAGCGAAAAGGTCTCTGTAGAGAAATAA
- a CDS encoding cation:proton antiporter (subunit C of antiporter complex involved in resistance to high concentrations of Na+, K+, Li+ and/or alkali), which yields MEPNMPFIVAGLLFLMGLIGVIVENNLLKITVAIGVMESAVNMFLVTLGYRYGGTIPIKFLAGSGDIFVLPTPQALTLTAIVIAMATSALMLSLVAMLYRHYGTLDVREIRRLRG from the coding sequence ATGGAGCCTAACATGCCTTTTATCGTGGCGGGGCTGCTGTTCCTCATGGGCCTGATAGGGGTGATCGTCGAGAATAATCTCCTGAAGATAACCGTTGCCATAGGTGTCATGGAGTCGGCTGTGAACATGTTCTTGGTGACCTTGGGTTATCGATACGGCGGAACGATCCCTATCAAGTTTCTGGCTGGTTCCGGCGATATCTTTGTTTTACCAACGCCTCAGGCCCTGACCCTGACGGCTATCGTCATCGCCATGGCGACGTCGGCTCTGATGCTCTCTCTGGTGGCGATGCTCTACCGCCACTATGGTACTCTGGATGTTCGGGAGATCAGGAGGCTTAGAGGATGA
- a CDS encoding formate hydrogenlyase subunit 4, with the protein MILDIVMRILAGLTLMLLVTVLAVLFEGVDRKLHALMQRRIGPPMLQPLYDILKLLGKENIVPRLSSPVLFHGGPWVAAVAGMMTFLYIPIGSLPPVLSGRGDLILVLYLLSLSGVAVAVGGFASGSPIANVGAQRELVLMMSYELPLAVVVATLAWAVYRLGIPGHPFALETYVATPVWGMAGKAGLLGLACLFVALLAVIPGEAGKGLMDIPEAKTEILEGVTVEYSGVNLALLHVAFNLRAAAISALVVCLFFPFSLGLSLGLTGTPLALVDFPWFFFKLFLVEVFGVTFLRTAFGRLKIWQAARFYWGQVAALSLAGMILMTVDVWLH; encoded by the coding sequence ATGATTCTCGACATCGTGATGAGAATACTGGCCGGGCTGACTCTTATGCTTCTGGTCACCGTTTTGGCGGTGCTCTTTGAGGGTGTCGACAGGAAACTTCACGCCCTGATGCAGCGCCGCATAGGGCCGCCTATGCTGCAACCCCTGTACGATATCCTCAAACTTTTGGGAAAGGAGAACATCGTTCCCCGGTTGAGTTCTCCCGTACTCTTTCACGGCGGTCCCTGGGTGGCTGCTGTGGCCGGGATGATGACCTTCCTGTATATCCCCATAGGGTCTCTGCCGCCTGTACTGAGCGGGCGCGGCGATCTGATTTTGGTGCTCTACCTTTTGAGCCTTTCGGGGGTCGCTGTCGCCGTTGGAGGTTTTGCCAGTGGATCCCCCATCGCTAACGTAGGGGCTCAAAGGGAGCTCGTCCTCATGATGAGTTACGAACTTCCTCTGGCTGTGGTCGTTGCGACCTTGGCGTGGGCTGTCTATCGTCTGGGGATACCGGGGCATCCTTTTGCCCTGGAGACCTACGTCGCCACGCCTGTGTGGGGTATGGCTGGCAAAGCCGGACTGTTGGGCCTGGCCTGTCTGTTTGTCGCTCTCTTGGCGGTGATACCCGGTGAGGCAGGTAAGGGGCTTATGGATATCCCCGAGGCCAAAACAGAGATCCTGGAGGGCGTCACAGTGGAATACTCCGGAGTGAACCTTGCCTTGCTTCACGTCGCCTTCAACCTGAGAGCCGCTGCCATATCGGCCCTTGTGGTCTGTCTCTTTTTCCCCTTTTCGCTGGGGCTTTCCCTGGGGTTGACGGGGACTCCTTTAGCGCTGGTCGATTTTCCCTGGTTTTTCTTCAAGCTCTTTTTGGTCGAGGTCTTTGGAGTAACCTTTCTCCGAACGGCATTTGGTCGGCTCAAGATCTGGCAGGCTGCTAGGTTCTATTGGGGACAGGTGGCAGCTCTCTCCTTGGCCGGAATGATCCTCATGACCGTTGATGTCTGGCTGCACTGA
- a CDS encoding sodium:proton antiporter codes for MNPLSLAARTVCNLFAWFLIIFGVYIIIHGDMSPGGGFQGGAVVASFMALLLVSHGGKRILKWVHMSVYWVLLFFGLLLFIGLGFWGLGHGAFFLNYLAVPHHVAASMSHGLVPFSGTIGLMDIAVGIEVAGGLTIILIAMFRGILLQDFSDDQKEAGHGA; via the coding sequence ATGAATCCGCTTTCTTTGGCGGCCCGGACGGTCTGTAACCTGTTCGCGTGGTTTTTGATCATCTTTGGTGTGTATATCATCATACACGGTGACATGTCACCCGGCGGTGGCTTTCAGGGCGGTGCCGTTGTGGCATCGTTCATGGCCCTGCTTTTGGTCTCTCACGGCGGGAAACGGATTCTCAAATGGGTTCATATGTCCGTCTATTGGGTCCTGCTGTTTTTTGGCTTGCTCCTGTTCATCGGCCTGGGGTTCTGGGGGCTGGGACACGGTGCGTTTTTCCTGAACTATCTTGCGGTGCCTCACCATGTGGCAGCATCCATGTCCCATGGCCTCGTCCCTTTTTCAGGGACCATCGGCTTGATGGACATCGCTGTGGGTATTGAGGTGGCTGGTGGACTGACGATCATCCTTATAGCCATGTTTCGGGGGATCCTTCTTCAGGATTTTTCCGATGATCAAAAGGAGGCAGGTCATGGAGCCTAA
- the gltX gene encoding glutamate--tRNA ligase, which yields MSDTVRVRFAPSPTGALHIGGAHTALFNWLWARHTGGRFILRIEDTDQVRSTKEYEDTIMAGMKWMNLDWDEGPDMGGDHGPYRQTERFDLYRTYAQKLLDQGLAYRDGDAVIFKVPIGEDIGFQDMVYGSIDVVSDSLKDGRTGQMKDIVLMKSDGTPTYNYAVVVDDHLMEISHVIRGEDHISNTPKQVLLYKALGWELPTFAHLPMILGKDKKKLSKRHGATSVYEYRDMGYMADSVFNFLALLGWAPDGDREIFDRDLAIQEFELADVNRKPSVFDMDKLNYVNQGHLHALSTDDKIALLSPFWKEAGVDISNLDREYMDRAFALMGGRGRNVKDLAEFTDYFLDFAPVTRRYDGAVDEQVRETLRTFFTALLDLDDWTASSMEAFAREWTKDHSVKLKDVAMPMRFAITGHKVSPGIFELAEFLGRGEVRKRLEHYKFV from the coding sequence ATGTCAGATACCGTACGAGTCCGATTCGCCCCGAGTCCTACCGGGGCACTGCACATCGGCGGTGCCCACACAGCGCTGTTTAACTGGCTCTGGGCACGGCATACAGGAGGACGCTTCATCCTGCGCATTGAGGACACCGACCAGGTCCGATCTACGAAGGAATACGAGGACACCATCATGGCGGGAATGAAGTGGATGAATCTGGACTGGGACGAGGGTCCCGATATGGGAGGCGACCATGGCCCATATCGTCAGACCGAGCGCTTTGATCTGTACCGAACCTACGCCCAGAAACTTCTGGACCAGGGCCTGGCCTACAGGGATGGCGACGCCGTTATCTTCAAGGTCCCGATCGGTGAAGATATCGGCTTTCAGGACATGGTGTACGGCTCCATCGACGTGGTCAGCGATTCCCTCAAAGACGGTCGGACCGGCCAGATGAAGGATATCGTCCTGATGAAAAGCGACGGTACACCGACATACAATTACGCCGTTGTGGTGGACGATCACCTCATGGAGATATCCCACGTTATCCGGGGAGAGGATCACATCTCCAACACGCCCAAGCAGGTGCTTCTCTACAAGGCCCTTGGGTGGGAGTTGCCGACATTCGCTCATCTGCCCATGATCCTGGGCAAGGACAAGAAAAAGCTCTCCAAACGCCACGGGGCCACCAGCGTTTACGAGTATCGGGACATGGGGTACATGGCTGACTCGGTCTTCAACTTTCTGGCTCTGTTGGGATGGGCTCCCGACGGGGACCGGGAGATATTCGACCGGGATCTGGCCATTCAGGAATTTGAGCTGGCCGACGTAAACCGAAAGCCCTCGGTCTTCGATATGGATAAACTGAACTACGTCAACCAGGGACATCTCCACGCTCTCTCCACCGACGACAAGATAGCCCTTCTCTCTCCCTTCTGGAAAGAGGCCGGTGTCGATATCTCAAACCTGGATCGGGAGTACATGGACAGGGCTTTTGCCCTCATGGGAGGCAGGGGCCGGAACGTCAAGGATCTGGCTGAGTTTACCGACTATTTTCTTGACTTCGCTCCCGTCACCCGCCGATACGACGGAGCCGTGGACGAACAGGTGCGGGAGACCCTTCGGACGTTCTTCACCGCTTTGCTCGACTTGGATGATTGGACAGCTTCGTCCATGGAGGCCTTTGCCAGAGAGTGGACCAAGGACCATTCGGTCAAGCTCAAGGACGTAGCCATGCCCATGCGGTTCGCCATCACAGGACACAAGGTCAGCCCAGGTATTTTCGAGCTCGCCGAATTTCTCGGACGAGGCGAGGTTCGAAAGAGACTGGAGCACTATAAGTTCGTATAA
- a CDS encoding NADH-quinone oxidoreductase subunit L: MEVFIERPKILRSPQEIAEHFQTTFGEAITDLELRELSHGPSGEVTGYHLWFTVVRDRFLDVVDEIGTFDFPHFHVTSGDDQGDEVLLYYHLDLYRALSRGTRLPLTVCVRLSKEDLSIPSLFSRIPGVEYSEREIQEMFGVDHVGLPNKALVFLPEDWNREVFPWRRDETAPGDDLVEELS; this comes from the coding sequence ATGGAGGTCTTTATTGAGAGGCCGAAAATCCTGCGGTCTCCTCAAGAGATCGCCGAGCATTTTCAGACGACCTTCGGGGAGGCTATTACCGACCTGGAGCTTCGGGAATTATCCCATGGACCATCGGGAGAGGTCACAGGATATCATCTCTGGTTTACCGTGGTTCGGGATCGGTTTCTCGACGTGGTGGATGAGATAGGAACCTTCGATTTTCCTCACTTCCACGTGACGTCCGGTGATGATCAGGGCGACGAGGTGCTTCTGTACTACCATCTGGACCTTTACAGAGCCCTCTCCCGAGGGACTCGTCTTCCCCTCACCGTCTGTGTCCGCCTTTCCAAGGAAGATCTCTCCATTCCGTCCCTCTTCAGTCGTATTCCTGGTGTTGAATACAGCGAGAGGGAAATTCAGGAGATGTTCGGGGTGGACCACGTGGGCTTGCCCAACAAGGCCCTGGTGTTCCTTCCTGAGGATTGGAACCGGGAGGTCTTCCCCTGGCGCCGGGATGAGACAGCTCCCGGGGACGATCTGGTTGAAGAGCTCTCCTAG